The proteins below are encoded in one region of Chrysemys picta bellii isolate R12L10 chromosome 4, ASM1138683v2, whole genome shotgun sequence:
- the LOC135982893 gene encoding uncharacterized protein LOC135982893: MQSSPAVMAVQSGNRKRAPAWTDREVLDLIAVWGDESVLSELRSKRRNAKIYEKISKDMAERGYSRDATQCRVKIKELRQGYQKTKEANGRSGSHPQTSRFYEALHSILGAAATTTPPVTVDSEDGILSTAGSSDMLGDGEDEEGDEEGEAVGSSHNADFPDSQDLFITLTEIPYEASPAITPDTESGEGSATPSATVSQPSLESHSQRLARIRRRKKRTREDMFSELMASSQAQAAQQTQWRENLTRMHQANMDREERWRQEDQQATQTLLGLLREQTDTLRRLVDVLQERRQEDRAPLQSISNRPPPPPSPIPTSPKVQRRRGGRVPANSHSTPAESSSSRRLSFPKI, translated from the exons atgcagagctctccagcagtgatggccgtgcagtctgggaatagaaagagagccccagcatggactgatcgtgaagtcttggatctcatcgctgtgtggggcgatgagtccgtgctttccgagctgcgatccaaaagaaggaatgcaaagatctacgagaagatctctaaagacatggcagagagaggatacagccgggatgcaacgcagtgccgcgtgaaaatcaaggagctgagacaaggctaccagaagaccaaagaggcaaacggacgctccggatcccatccccagacatcccgtttctacgaggcactgcattccatcctcggtgctgccgccaccactaccccaccagtgaccgtggactctgaggatgggatactgtccacggccggttcctcagacatgttaggggacggggaagatgaggaaggagatgaggagggcgaggcagttggcagctctcacaacgctgatttccccgacagccaggatctcttcatcacccttacagagatcccctacgaagcgtccccagccattaccccggacacagaatctggtgaaggatcagcca ccccgtctgcgactgtctcacaacctagcctggaatcacactcccagaggctagcgcggattaggcgtaggaagaagaggacacgggaggacatgttctctgagcttatggcctcttcccaagcccaggcagcacagcagacccagtggcgggagaacttgacccgaatgcaccaagccaacatggatcgggaggagaggtggcggcaggaagaccagcaggcgactcaaacgctgcttggactactgagggagcaaacggacacgctccggcgccttgtggatgttctgcaggaacggaggcaggaggacagagccccgctgcagtccatctctaaccgccctcccccgccaccaagtcccatacccacctcacccaaagtgcaaagaaggagaggcggcagagtccctgctaactctcactccacccctgcagagagctctagtagcagaaggctctcatttcccaaaatttga